The following is a genomic window from Hyphomicrobiales bacterium.
CCCGCGCTACATCGAGACCGACACGCTCGTCTATCGCTCGGCCACGGGCACCGTTCGCCGTATCAGTGCTGAGCACCGCAACTTCGAGAAATTCCATCTCGGCTGATTGCGTTCCTGCCTCAGTGTGGACTCCATGGACACCGCGTGCGCATGGCCGCCGTCGTGTTCATGGGTCCCGGACATCGGCGCCAGCAATTTCGGAATGGCGGAGATCGCGGCGCGTGCCCGAGAGGCAAAAGTGCTTTGAGCGCAATGCCTTGTGAGCGAACGGTGAATCATTTTACGAGCGGCTCGCAACCGGACTCACTTTCGCAATATCCTCCTGCAAGGGATTCCAGAGATTCGGCAATTTTCTCGGCTGGGGAATCTGGCGTCACCTGCCGAGCAGGGCTTGAGCGTATGAAACCCCGGGCCTCATTCCCCCGCAGCGCACGCGGCCCTAAGCTGACCCTGTGACCGAATCGTCCCTTTCCTTGGCCTCCAGGCCTTTTCTTGGCGTTGCTCATTCCGCGCTTGGGCAGACTTGGCGCGACCGGCTCGATGATGCCGGGGCGGCTGCCGCGTTGGCGATGGTCCAGTCCCACGGGCTTCCCGATATCGTTGCACGGATCCTCGCGGCCCGTGGGATCGCCGGCGCGGACGCTTCCGGCTATCTGGAGCCGCGTCTGCGCGACCTCATGCCGGATCCGTCGATCCTGCGGGACATGGAGGCGGCCGTCGACCGACTGGCGGCGGCAATCACCCGTGACGAAACAGTGGCCGTTTTCGGCGATTACGACGTCGACGGTGCTTGCTCGACGGCGCTGCTCGCAAGCTTCCTCGCCCGCTGCGGCACGCGGTTTATCATTCATATTCCCGATCGCATCACTGAGGGCTACGGGCCCAATATCGAGGCGATCCGCGCACTCAAGGCCGAGGGCGCTGACCTGCTGGTCACCGTCGATTGCGGCACCACGAGCTTCGAGCCGTTGGCCGAAGCGGCGCAGCTCCGTCTCGACGCGGTGGTCATCGACCATCATCAGGCACCGCCGGACTTGCCGCGGGCTGCGGCGATCATCAATCCCAACAGGCAGGACGACCTCTCCGGGCTTGGCCATCTCGCGGCGGCGGGCGTCGTCTTCATGGTTCTCGTCGCGCTCAATCGGCGCCTGCGCAGTGATGGCTTCTGGGACCAGCGTGGTGGTGCCCCCGATTTGCTCGGAGACCTCGACCTCGTCGCACTGGCGACCGTCGCCGATGTCGTGCGCCTTGAGGGGCTGAACCGTGCCTTCGTGCGCCAGGGGCTCGGCGTGATGCGCCAGCGAAGGCGGCCGGGATTGACGGCGCTGCTCGATGCGGCGGCGTTACGGGGCCCGCCGGAAGCCTGGCATCTCGGCTTTCTCGTCGGGCCGCGTATCAACGCCGGCGGACGTATCGGCGACGCGGCGCTCGGCGCCAAGCTTCTGCTGACCGATGACAGCATGGCAGCCGCGCAGATCGCCGGTGAACTCGATCGGCTCAATCGCGAGCGGCAGGTCATTGAACATCAGGCCGTAGAGGAGGCGACTGCCGAGGCGGAGCGGCAGCTCAGCGAGCGGGATGCCTCTGTGCTGGTCGTCGCATCCGCGGAGTGGCATCCAGGCATTGTCGGGCTCGTCGCGGCTCGGCTGAAGGAGCGCTTCCGCCTGCCGGCCTTTGCCTTTGCCCTGACGCCCAGCGGCGGCACCGGCTCGGGGCGGTCTATTGCCGGTGTCGATCTGGGACGGGCCGTACGAGCGGCTGTCGATGCCGGCCTTGCCGTCAAGGGTGGCGGCCACGCGATGGCTGCGGGCATCACCCTCGCGCCTGACGGTCTACTGGCTTTCTCAAGCTATCTGGACAGCATGCTGGCCGCGGCCGTGGCCGAGTCTCGCCTCGACAGCGGCCTCTCGATCGATGCGGCCGTGACAGCCGGCGGCGCCAATCCGGCGCTGATCGCCGGCATAGCCCAGGCAGGCCCTTACGGCTCCGGCAATCCGGAGCCTGTCTTCGCCTTTCCGCATCATCGGCTGGCGGATGTCTCCGAGGTCAAGGGCCATATCCGCGTGTCGCTGAAAGGCGGGGATGGCAGCAGCCTTGGGGGCATGGCCTTCCGCAGCGCCGATCGTCCGCTCGGACAGGCGCTTCTGGCAGCGCGAGGACGGGTCGTGCATGTGGCGGGCACACTCGCGCTGGACAGCTGGGGCGGGCAGGCAAAGGCGAGCCTGCGTGTCCTCGACGTCGCTGAGCCGGCGCGCTGAGCCGAAGCCGGGCCGTCGGCGTCAGGCTTGCCCCTCGCAAGCATTCGGGAATTGTGCTCGTCCGCGACCGAGTCTTGGCCTGAAATGCATCGCGCGGACGGGCGTGGTGCGTTCGCTCGCGACGCGAATGCCTATGCATGGATGGTATCGACCAGACGAAACCGATGCGCAAAATACTGTGGTTTCGTTCGGATCACGTGGCGGAATTTCAGATAATATATTGATAATAAACGAATATTTTTGATTCGCGACGGATGCGCTTGCTGATCCGATGGCTCGTCTCATCGATGTTCCTGTGAGTTATGCTCATCGATCATCAATTGGCTTGCCAGAACGCTTGCAGCCAGTTGCGAACGCCTCTATATGTTCGCGCCAACGCAGCCGAGCGATCGGCCTGTTGCCGGAGCGCTCTTCGTCTATCGGTTAGGACGCCACCCTTTCACGGTGGAGAGAGGGGTTCGATTCCCCTAGAGCGCGCCATCAGCGACTGATGGCCTTGACCATCAGCAACTGATGGCCTTGACCATCAGCAAGACCCGGCTTTCTGTCCCCCCAACGAAATTCGTATGAGCCGTCATCCTATCAAAGTAGCCTCATGCTGCTTGACCGGGAAGAGGCATCGGGCGTGGCATCAAAGGGTGGCCGCTTTCCTCCGCATGGGCCAGAGCCGGATCATCAGCACGTAGAGCAAAGCTCCGAGTACGAGCGAGGATGCCGCGACACAGAGCGCGATGGCAAAGCCAAGGCTCGCGGACCCCACGCGATTGACGAGGATGCCGACAAGCGGCGGGCCGGCAATCTGGCCGATGCCATAGGTCGCGGTGAGAAGCCCGACATATCGGGCGACGTGGTGCGGCCGTAGACGGCGGATTTCCTGGACGGCCAGAAAAGTGATGATCGTAAAAGGCAAGCCGACAAGGATGCTGCTGATGATGAACCCGGTCACGCTCGGCCAGACGAGCGTGAGGGCGACGCCGATGGCCTGAACGACATAGGAGAGCACAAGGGCTGCGCGATAATCGATCCAGGCTGGCGCACGCGTGCCGATGACACAGCCGACCACAACCGATAGGCCCAAAATCGGCCAGAACAGATCAAGCCACGCGGAGCCAGGCAAGGCATCGCGTGCGATCACCGGCAGAAAGGTTGCTGTGACAATATAGCCGAAGCCAGCGAGGCCATAAGCGACTGCGAAGACAGCCATCTCAAGTGAGTTTTCATGATTGGGCGTTTCGGCCTGCGGTGTTTGCAGCCGCGACGGGTCCGCTTGTTTCGGCTGGTGGATCAAAGCTGGCGCGGTGGAGCTGGCCGCGTTCGCGGCCGACTTGCGGTAAGAAGGCCAGATACAGATGATGATCAGCAGTGCCAGAACAGCGAAAGCCAGCCATGCAGACGATGCCCGCCAGCTCGCGGCCACCATGCCGCTGGCTGCCAGGCCGGACAACGCGATGCCGAGGCCGGGGCCGATGAACATGAGACTGGCAAGATGGGTCTTGCCGCGGCTGGCGAGTTCGCGCACGCACCAGTCCGACGTGAAAATGAAGGCTACCGCGCTGATCACGCCGGAAAGGAACCGAAATGGCCCCCAGAGATCGACCAGCGGCCAAGCCATTCCCGCTGTGAGGAGCGCGGTCGCGATGAGGCTGAGCCGGATGATGATGGTCAGCAGCCTCGTGGAACTGCGCGGCAGTGCCGTGCACAGCATGGCCCCCGCGAGATATCCGAGATAGTTGGCCGTTGCCAGATAGCTGCCACGCTCCAGGTCGACGACCCCGTCGTGCAGCATCATTGGCAGAACAGGTGTGAAGGCGAAACGCCCAATTCCCATAGCGACTGCCAGCGATGCCGCGCTCGTGGCCGCGATCGTGATGGCGGCGCGCGACCGCATCTGCGATGGGGCGGCAGGGGAGGGCTGATGCATGATACTCGACCTGAGGCGGTTCAGGGCCCGGTGCGCCGGGCGACGCCAGAACACCCACCGCGCGGTGACTTAAGTCTGCGCTGTCGCTTTAGCAATCAACCTTCGCGCGCCCCTGCCATGCGTTGCGGCGGAAGATATCCTGCCGCGCAGGCTTTCCACGGCGTCGTTCCACGTCTCCGATGCAGAGCGATGGTGTGCGGCCGTTCTGCAACCCGGAGCGCCTCTTCATTGGACGCGCGGAGCATGGCGCGCGAGCCCGTCATGAGCATCGAGCAGCCGCTCGCGCCAGACAAAGACGGGATCATCCGGTTCCAAAAGCTCGACCAGGCTGATGCAGCGCGCCCACATCATCATGCCGAACACGCAGTAGTCGGCATAAGCCGGCGCTTCGCCGCATATGAAGGGCTGCTGACGCAGCGTGAAGCGCAGCGGCGCCAACGCGTGACGTACGCCCGTAAGCGCCGCGGCTGTATCGGCGGTGAATGCTTCAAGCGATGTCCCGAAGCGCTTTTCGCGCGATTGGCGGAAATAGTCCCGGTCCCTCGCCGCGATCCGGTTATGGATGTCGAGCGTGATGACTTTGGCGATAGCGGGCACGAGCGTGCCATCCGCCCAGCTGTTGACGAAGCGGGCAACGGCCCGGCCCGTATCGCCGCCGAACAGCGAGGGATCGGGAAAGCGCTCCTCCAGATATTCGGCGATGCGCCAGGAATCGTTGACGACCGTCTCGCCGTCGACCAGCACTGGCACGAGGCCCTGACCGGAGAAGGCGATGACGTCCTTGTCCGTGAAGCGCCAGGCAATCCGCTCGGCATCGAGCCCCTTGTGCGCGAGCGCCATGCGGATCTTCCAGCAATGCGGGCTGAAGCGCACCTTTTCGTCCGCGCTCGCCAGCTCATAGAGCTTCAGCGTCGCCACATGTCGCGGCATGTCGGCCGGGCCTGCCATCGTCATGCTCCGGCCCCCGAGCGCGGCGTATGGGAGGTCGCTGTCTGACCGAAGAGGATGCTGTGCGCCTCCTTGCTGACGGTCGGTGACTTGTTGATCGTGTCGGCGATTTCATAGGTGCGGATTACCGAGGGGCGTGCTCCCAGCGCGTCGTACCACCGCCTGATGCCCGGAAAGTCGACGAGATCCTGCCCGTGTCGGGCATGGGAACGCACCCAGGGATAGATTGCGATATCGGCGATGGAGAAGTCTCCGCCGACAAAGGCGCGGTCCGCCAGCCGGCGATCGAGAACGCCATAAAGGCGGTTGGCTTCCTTCAGGTAGCGATCCTTGGCGTAGGGGACATCTTCCGGCGCGTAGTGCAGGAA
Proteins encoded in this region:
- a CDS encoding Single-stranded-DNA-specific exonuclease recJ, with translation MASRPFLGVAHSALGQTWRDRLDDAGAAAALAMVQSHGLPDIVARILAARGIAGADASGYLEPRLRDLMPDPSILRDMEAAVDRLAAAITRDETVAVFGDYDVDGACSTALLASFLARCGTRFIIHIPDRITEGYGPNIEAIRALKAEGADLLVTVDCGTTSFEPLAEAAQLRLDAVVIDHHQAPPDLPRAAAIINPNRQDDLSGLGHLAAAGVVFMVLVALNRRLRSDGFWDQRGGAPDLLGDLDLVALATVADVVRLEGLNRAFVRQGLGVMRQRRRPGLTALLDAAALRGPPEAWHLGFLVGPRINAGGRIGDAALGAKLLLTDDSMAAAQIAGELDRLNRERQVIEHQAVEEATAEAERQLSERDASVLVVASAEWHPGIVGLVAARLKERFRLPAFAFALTPSGGTGSGRSIAGVDLGRAVRAAVDAGLAVKGGGHAMAAGITLAPDGLLAFSSYLDSMLAAAVAESRLDSGLSIDAAVTAGGANPALIAGIAQAGPYGSGNPEPVFAFPHHRLADVSEVKGHIRVSLKGGDGSSLGGMAFRSADRPLGQALLAARGRVVHVAGTLALDSWGGQAKASLRVLDVAEPAR
- a CDS encoding putative MFS family arabinose efflux permease (Evidence 3 : Putative function from multiple computational evidences), with the translated sequence MHQPSPAAPSQMRSRAAITIAATSAASLAVAMGIGRFAFTPVLPMMLHDGVVDLERGSYLATANYLGYLAGAMLCTALPRSSTRLLTIIIRLSLIATALLTAGMAWPLVDLWGPFRFLSGVISAVAFIFTSDWCVRELASRGKTHLASLMFIGPGLGIALSGLAASGMVAASWRASSAWLAFAVLALLIIICIWPSYRKSAANAASSTAPALIHQPKQADPSRLQTPQAETPNHENSLEMAVFAVAYGLAGFGYIVTATFLPVIARDALPGSAWLDLFWPILGLSVVVGCVIGTRAPAWIDYRAALVLSYVVQAIGVALTLVWPSVTGFIISSILVGLPFTIITFLAVQEIRRLRPHHVARYVGLLTATYGIGQIAGPPLVGILVNRVGSASLGFAIALCVAASSLVLGALLYVLMIRLWPMRRKAATL
- a CDS encoding Glutathione S-transferase, with amino-acid sequence MAGPADMPRHVATLKLYELASADEKVRFSPHCWKIRMALAHKGLDAERIAWRFTDKDVIAFSGQGLVPVLVDGETVVNDSWRIAEYLEERFPDPSLFGGDTGRAVARFVNSWADGTLVPAIAKVITLDIHNRIAARDRDYFRQSREKRFGTSLEAFTADTAAALTGVRHALAPLRFTLRQQPFICGEAPAYADYCVFGMMMWARCISLVELLEPDDPVFVWRERLLDAHDGLARHAPRVQ
- the yfcG gene encoding disulfide reductase, with product MIELLYWTTPNGHKIVIALEELGLPYRITPVNISAGDQFKPDFLKVSPNNRIPAIIDHAPEDGGGPLPVFESGAILEYLADKTGRLLAHERRPRFEALQWLYWQMGGLGPMAGQAHHFLHYAPEDVPYAKDRYLKEANRLYGVLDRRLADRAFVGGDFSIADIAIYPWVRSHARHGQDLVDFPGIRRWYDALGARPSVIRTYEIADTINKSPTVSKEAHSILFGQTATSHTPRSGAGA